The DNA region ATGGAAAATGGTACCGCGTCAGGATCGAAACAACGCACGGACATATTAAGGTGTGCTTCGGTGAAGGAAACGGCAGCCTGCAAAATATTTTTAGGTACGAGGCTATTCAAATGCTGAATAATAATTTTGTTCGAACGCTGTTGGCTGCCCCAGTGTCTTAGACGAACGTTTCCTCTCCGGCTCTCTCGGTCTGTATTCCTCTGGAATGGATGGCGGCGTGTTTTTCGACAACGTCCGCATCAAGGCGAAGGCGTGCTCCCATATCTCTAGGGAagcgccgcctcttcctccgcgaTGTGCCCGCTTCACAGAGATGTATCTTGAACGGCCAGAAGCACTCTACGAGGTGCCGGCATTTACCGGCGGCGCTATGAAGGCTCTTTGGCAGTACAAGGTATGGCTCCACCCGTGTCTGGCGTTTGTAAGATGTATCACGTTACATGTCGAGCAGGCGCATGTGgcaggcagaaaaagggTTCTCCAGCCTCAGGCTCTGGACGTTGACGATTCCTCCCCCTCAACTGTTGTTCTAAAATCGCCAAAACTATGTAAATGCACTGAACTAGTGTGACTAATAGATGCAGTGAGGCATCGGTGAACACCAGGCAAAGACGGGAACTTCTCATTTGACTTCTACCACGCATGCCCCGATAGCATTGTCGGCGCTATTTTCCGCTTTCAATCCCCAGACCGTTACCACAGTGTGGAAGTGACGGGCTCGCAGTACGTGAATTTCTTTGGGGCATCCTCACCTCGGTGAAAACAATTCTCATTTCAGAATGAAACTGTCACGGATGGAGAACGGCATCAAGGAAACACTCGCAAGCAAGGCTATCAAGCCACATACTGGACAGTGGAATAGGATGGAGCTTCAATTTCATGGCCCCGTAGCTGTGGTACTTTTGACGGCTGGTGATGGTCACCAAGAAGCCCTAAAGACGACGCTTCCCGATGAAGGCAATCATGGACAAGTTGGGCTGTTGAGCGCAAACTGCGACCACCACGCCTTTGATcatctttctctgtcgcctcccgAAAGCATTGAAGAGGCAACGAACGTGAATGAATTCAAGAACAAAAAACCATGGTGAGTGAATAGCACAATGCGTGTTCGTTTCTTGCATGACACCTGCCTGTGCAGGGGACTGTGCCCAGAATCGGTCCACTTGTTGCAACGCCGAGATGCATGTGCCACAATGGCCCCAAACAAGACAGGTGTTCAGCAGATCGAGTGCACCAGCAAGTTCTGCGAGCGATGCTGCCAATACCACACCGCACTAGTCGGTGATGGAGAAGAGGATATTTGCCTCGTCGAATGCCTTAAAAATGAAGAGACAGCTGACCGTCTTCAAACCAACTTTATCGGCAAACTACAACAGTGCACAGATGCAAACGGCGATGCATTCAGTCACTGTACGAAGGTAAGCATTACAGTACGCAATAGTCAAGGAACCACAGATGACGTTTTTATAGGAGGACCCCACCTGCGCACTGGAGGCGTGTCACTTTTGCTGTACGACAAgtgaaggagcagaagacgtCAAAGGTGTTCCCAATGCGCTCGTCAAGGGTTTGAATGccgcagaaacagaggaatGCAAGTTCCAGTGTAACCGAGTATTTAGTTGAAAAACAGCTTTAACGTTTTGAAATCTTGACCTGAATGACGGAGTTCTTGCGCGTAGTATCCTATTAACGAAGTGACAGATTCCCCGTTGGTCTAACTCGGCCGCATAGTTTTCAGGCTTGGGAATGGGTTTTGGTTGCTAAACACGATCACCATGTGCTCCCAAGAGATGTAACCCTATAATTCAGGACATGAGACGCGAGATACCGGCAATCATGAGAGATTAGCGATCTTCACATCACAGCTATAAAGTCTAAAAGTGTCTTTCATCAGCCACGGAACGTGCACGAAAGAAACCATGACTCACCTTGATGTATCCCATTCGAATGAGGTTTGCGCTGATACACGCCATCTGCAGCAtacaaggaagaaaagaacgtgTATGAGCTGTGACATGAAGCCACGGAGAAAGGGATCAAGTCAGTATATTTGCCAGTTCCTGTGGCTTCTCTGAAGGTTACTGACTCTCTTACTTCATCATCGTCGAAGAGGCTGTCGCTTTGCCATTTCAGCGCCGCTGAAAAAGCAGCTATCGGTACTATGTTAGGCTTCGATGCGAGTCCACTCCGTAACCACCACTCCTTGCTGCGAACAAAAAGCCTACACGACATGGATTTGCTCCAAGTAAGTCTGCAGCGCTGTTATATTGAGACAGGATATTCTCTAGAGGATTAGCGCCGCTTACACATGCTTCATTAGCGTCCTGTACACGATGAACTTGATCCTTTCAACACAGAGAATTGTACCATGAATTATCAGAATTCGTTCGTGGATCTCCTGCGAAGAACACAGTACCAAAGCCGGGCGTGAGGCACCATGTCAATCGAATAAAGGCGCATGACAAAGTCCATATTGCCAAGCAAGTCGGATCGGTTCCCGCCAGTCGCATCATTCGCTAGTAGGGATTACATGCGTGTACCATGGCAGCACTTCTGGTCTCCGATTGACAAGTGGTGCCGGCGTAAGTCAACACTAACAGATTCCATTAAAACACCAAGTGTGGCGGTATCTGCCTGCACCCACACCCGAGTTGTGTACGCACTACTGCTGTCATACAGACTTGATTTATCGCAGTCCGCTACATCTGTACAGTGTGCTTTTGCAAATCGTGCTAGCTACGTCAACCATAATGCGTGTCCTATTGGTTCTCGTATCGACGAGCAGGGTCTGTTCAGTTAATTTTCACATCCGATTACAATTCAAGCGTACCATGGCTTTGTCAAAACTTGAcacgtttcctgttttcaTGGAAGAGATAATCTGCACATAGTGCTCCATCCTGACGACGGATCGCAAGCGTACACGACGATAAACAACACATTCACCCTAAGCTTCGGAgtcccctctctcgtctgctttGTGTGACTGAATCTAATGGTATAGTTGACACATCCCTACCTGTACTTCCTCAGCAGTTCCAGGGGCGGGACTTTTCCCATGCGCAGACGCACAGGGATTAAACACTCCAAGATGTTCCTGCGTTGAACAACACAAAATAACTGGCACCAGAGACAGATAGCAAAACTAACAAATGGTATACGCTTTGTGGTCACGAGGGTTGCAAACGACTTACCTTCGTACATTGTGATTCGCCTCCGGGCAATGTGTGAATGCCCATACCAGCTCCGCTTCAGCCTGGACACCACCAGATCGACAGGCGCGTCAGAACACGAAGAGCGGAGATTTTTCAGATGTGAGAAATGATTCCAGTCAAGCTCAGCGTAGTAGTGGGGACGACTTCGACGTTTACGACAGACGCACCTGTTCAAACTGCTCCTGCTGCATGTACAACTTGCCAAGATAGTACCGAAAGTTGACGATTGGGCCGcgcggaacgcgagaaaaattGATTTGCCTACGAAAACCACACCAACATAATTGTATTTCTTCAAAAGCTAAAGTAACCGTGGCACTTGCGCAAAGCATCTGACGACGCGGCGTGTCACCTCTTACTTCGAATCACACAGTTTCAGGAAGCCAGCGGCCATCTGCATGTTGCCGAGCTGCAGGCATCGTTTGATTGACTGTCCCAGAAGAACTATATAGGCGCCGTGCCGTTCCTCGTCACCCCTAACCTTCCCCAGTTTCGGTCGAATGGCATTGAGAACTTCCTTGGTGTATTTGTTCTGCgtttcttcatcttctgGGACATCGTCGTCGTCCATGAAATCTGCAGTTTCATCTTGAGAGTTGTCAGCTGCATACGCGGCTTTATTCATGATGCTGCACAAGGCTGCGAGCCCAGGGACGAGCCACCCGCAGGACTCCAAATTGGGATCCACATAAAGGTCGATATAAATGTCGAGCAATGCGATGCATTGCTTGACGACCTCGTTCCATCGGACTGGATGGCGCGATTGAAGTTGACGTAGACGCAGGAACTCCTGAAGTAGCTTTTTGTAAAGGGAATCGCCTCCTTTCAAAAGGCCTGCCTCCCTCAGTTTGTTATGAGGAATTGCACTCATAACTGCCTGAGTTCATCACACCACCAAAGCACCCGAGGCAGTTAAATTTTTGGCACTCCCCAGTGTAACACAGCAAATGGTTCGTCGGCGGAAggacgtgcatgcacgttgCAACGTAGAGATACACCGAACTAACCACACAAACAAATATGCAAGCACACATGGATACACATGTGTATCCGCTGTGCAGTCCCGCCCGCTCCTTACTTCTGGCATGTTCCTTATTTCGTTGTCTGGTATCAGCCTTTCGCGTTCACGAATCAAATCGGAGAACAGCTCTCCGTTATGCTGTAATATGGCCGTAACCATTCCATTGATCCAGTCTGCCGTTGAGCCGTTACGCTCGCCTCCTGCAACCAAGGGCGCCGCCATCAACCGGGAGCTACCTCcctgtcctcgccgcccgGCCCCGCGGCGCCCTCTCGATGGAATTCCATCAGTCAACATGAATGTTTCGCATTCAGGCAACGTTCCATCTCCGCTTGAGAAACTCctgacgaagcagagactcgCCAGGACAGTTGAACAGAGCCTCAGCTTCGACCAAGTCTGAGGGTCTCTGAAAACCGCGCAAGTGTCAGAACGAGGTTCACCAGGAGCAAAAGTTGGCAAGTGGAAGTGGTGAAGCCGCCGAATGCACTTCCGATTGAGCGTGAGCCCCCAGTGCTAATCCGTGACTCTGGAGCGCCCTTGTTTTTGCAAAACGAGTCTTGACAACTCTGACGTTCTCGATCTGTGAATTACACACGCAACAATTTCCGGTCTTCAGCTTGCATGCTCGTCCCCTGTGTTTCCGTTTCCGGTGCAAACTTTGAGAAGGAagtgagacagagagaatgATGAAAACGGATACAGATGCGTTTTGGGGTTTTCCTTTGCTACGCAAAAAGCGCATCTCATCAACGGGTTCCAAACAACACTGCCTTTTCACTGGCCCTTCGTCCGTTCGGCCGAGGCCTTAGCCTGaacgcctgcatgcgtcgcgaGCATATCCTATATCGCGAATATGCAACGCGCAGCCAGTTTCTCGAGAGTAAACCACGAGAGGCTAGCATCGATCCTCAAACGAAAAATAAACGAAGCCGCGTGGGACTTTTTTTTCAATTTGAATTTTTGCGTCGCTGCTCCCTTTCGGAGGCGCTAAAATAGGAATATGTGTAACTTGCTGGTTCATATTTTTTTCAGTAGACCTCACCTCGCTTGGTCTTGACAGCAAGCTGGGGCTTCGTCGTTAAGGCAAAAGTCTCTGTCACAACCATCCCACTATATacgctctcctctgtccaTCGCGCTCAATCTacaaagaaagaaggcgctgGACTTGTGGATGTTTGGCTGTCGGCCTTATTCCTGTCCAAGCAAGAAATGGTATTTAGTGCCTGGAACCTGTGGAGGTACTACCGCTTCTCGCTGCCACGCGTTCCGGAATGTTGTAGCACGTCAGCAGCCTCTTTCGCGCATTTGTCTGTCGTAGGAAAAGGGGCGACTCCAGAGCatcttttttcgcctttctgctACTCCGGTATCCGGGACTGTCGTGTCATGCCAGGCAGGCACGACCCTTTTCCACTTTGCCCTTGATATCGATCTAGTCTGAAAATTTTCTTAGTGGCGccgggaaaagggagacgcaaGAGGAAGGCAAGGTCATGTCAGACCGCTGAAGGCAATcgctttcgtcctctcctcgtccctcCGAGACTTGCTATTCACCATGGCGACCGCTGATAGTCCCGTGACTTCGATGCACTCACGGATCAAAATCGAGGACATGGGCAAGAGTAGGCTCCTCGTCAGCGAGAGCATGGCTGCGCATCCTTCCACTGGGCAAATCGACGTCCGTCGTCTACAGAGAACTATTATTCCCATCCCGTTCCGCACCCTAGCTGGcgtcgacgaagacggcacCGCTGTCCCAGCAGATAGGGATATCATTGAAAAGAATGTGGAACTATATTCTCTGTTGATCGAATAGTAAGTGATTCTCTCTATGCCACTCGCTACGTGGAACGCTCCCATGTGCGTTTGTCTTCTGTAGATCTCGTCAACGAGAAAACTTGAGGTATCAGGAATGAGATGGTGGAACTGTCCACGAGACGCACCTTTGTGTGCTGATGGGAATACTGAATGCTCTCGAGCACGTATGAGCATGCACTCTATCGGGTTTATTGCTACGCGTATGTACAAACGTAGCATCTCCTTTATTTAGTTTTCCGATGGCCCCGTGGGCACGTGATCGCGCGGACCCGATCGCAACCCAGACCCCCTGCCAGTTTATTGGACATGGAAGAAACGGTATCGTCTAGGGAGTAGCAGAGGAGGTAAAGGTCTCCGTGAGCATGTGAAGTTGATGAAGCATGTGTTACACAGATCGGCTCTCCAAGCGCTTTCTTCGAATGCGTTTGTGGGCACCCCGAAGCTTCCGCACTGGTGAAGAAGGGATAAAAATGTGGCAGCTTTTAGTGGACGGTTTGATTTTCTCGTGTGACTTGACTTGGCGAGCGCACAACTGACCACCAGTGGCAGAAGGCGAATCTGGGAAACAAAACGAGGGCTGATAAGTCTCAAACAGTCCAACTATTAAGCACGGTAAAATGGGGACTCCTCGAAAACACCTTTTCCCGATATTTCAAAATTCTTTGACTCGGTAGCATTTTTCATTACGGCCTGGAGCACTGGGTTTCGAGGCGTTTCTTCCAAATTCTCCGTAACCTGTCACCAGCGGACCCAGCCTTTGATCGTCGGCGGGACGTCGTCTCCGGAAACTGTCTTGTCGGTGTGGCGTGTGTTTTTCCAGTTCTCAAACGTCTCAGAACTCACCTGAGGGTGTGTACTGTATTCCATCATTTGACAATCTTCGAGGTGAGTTCTGGTGGCTACTGCCTAGTCTCTGTAAATTACCGGAGAGTCTGTGCAATGCGAATGCGTAGTTTGCGCCTCCTCATGTTAAGTATACGGCTGGGGAATACTGGTGTAGATCTTGACTGTCTTTGTTTGGCACGGACACTTCAGCGTATAGAAGCACTGTGGATCTCGCGTCTTTATATGATGCGGGACATCTGCGAAGTGTAAAGCGCATCCACCAAAGGAACTGTAGAATGTTAATTCGCCCCTCGTGAAAGGTGAAGTGTACTATCTGTAGCTCCGAGGACCATCCAATCTCGTGAAAGCGTGGGATGCTGACTGCAGGAGTCGGAGGTGCTGGCTGAAGGAGCAGTTTTTTGTCTCGGTTTGAGTCTTGAGTGACTAGATAAATGGAAGGCGAGCTGCGGGTGCCGGACAACTACCGTTTTTCGGGGGTAAGTAGGGGAAACAGTGATCTGTTTCCTTGAACACTTCCAGTGGGGCCACTTACGGAGAAGCTTTGAACctgtcgagagaaaaacgggaaaatTCATGTTTCTGTcacttctcttttcctcagTATGGGACGGAGTGATTCTGCTACGACATGGCGTCTATCAGGGTGGCATCTTCAAATTCAAAATCCAGGTTACCGCCGGATACCCAGCCGATCCTCCTAGCAtcgtgtttgtctctcgGGTCTTTCATCCGCTTGTCGATCCTGAAACCAGCACCCTCAATATCAAGGTAcgcggaaggaaaagcggTTTTACGGTGCAGAGATTCCGAAGGTAATGCCGATCCGTGAGAACGTGGGTggccagaaagaagaaactcTTGTAATCTGGAAGGGTTTAATGCTCATCAGTTCATCGCGTTCGGCAGGTTCAATATCCACCGCTGTATTAATGAACTCGTCGCTATTGCACTTGACAGTTATCTTTCCCTGTGGACACCCTATCCGT from Neospora caninum Liverpool complete genome, chromosome VIIb includes:
- a CDS encoding ubiquitin-conjugating enzyme domain-containing protein; this translates as MATADSPVTSMHSRIKIEDMGKSRLLVSESMAAHPSTGQIDVRRLQRTIIPIPFRTLAGVDEDGTAVPADRDIIEKNVELYSLLIEYSQTSQNSPEGVYCIPSFDNLRVWDGVILLRHGVYQGGIFKFKIQVTAGYPADPPSIVFVSRVFHPLVDPETSTLNIKPQFSSWRPDKDYLPMLLLYLKSIFYKREFLKGTDAEDAWLNPEAAKTFREDKKTFLEKIKACVEESKARVFDKEENFVFNFSEFHREKKPIIQALNVLSHDVTCVDPKEVFIDWFLGEWSNSEFGSGGETGVNVVSSD